The Campylobacter sp. CN_NE2 region ATTGTCTGAAATTTATAGGCATCTTTCTCATGCCAAGTGCAGCATGAATAAAGAAAATAATAAACACGCCAACCGCCACAACAAATGTGCAATAGCTCATGAAATGAGAATCAGAAATAAATCTAAGCTCAAACATAGCCACAACGCCGTCAAATGCTTCCTTACTAATAAGAATTGTAGATACAAAAAGCATGTGAAGCCACATAAAAAGCCCTAAAAACAGCCCTGTGCCACTTTGGATTAAATCCAAACGAGCAGGAACGCGACTTTTTTTGCCTTCTACGCTTTTTCCAAGAAAACCTTCAATTTTATCCATAAAAAAAGCTCCTTTCTATTAAAATTTGCTAACTTAAAACTATCATTATAGCCAATTAAGCCTTAAACAGGCGTCTTGTTTGTTTCAAATTTGGCACTTGCTTTTAGGTATAACATCAAACTAACCCCGGCAACAAACATAAAAATCGATAAAATTTGTCCCAAACTAAAACCAAAAACCAAAAATCCTATATGCGTATCAGGTTCTCTAAAAAATTCGCTCACAAAACGCATACAAGTGTATAAAATAGCATATAACGCTATCAACTCGCCGTCAAATTTTTTAAATTTGCGATAAAAAAACAAAATCAAAAATATAACAAACCCTTCTAAAAATGCTTCATAAAGTTGGCTAGGGTGCCTTAAAACGCCACCAACTAAAATTCCCCAGCTAACATCAGTTGCACGACCCACCAACTCTTGGTTTAAAAAATTCCCCACACGCCCAAAAATGTAGCCAAGCGGGATACTTAAAGCACACAAATCCAAAAGTAGCCACAAATTTGTTTTATATTTTTTGCAAAACAAAATAGTGGCAATAACAAATCCTACAACCGCGCCGTGGTAACTCATACCACGAATTCCGACAAATTCGCCGTTTGCAAATGGATTAAAAATTTGCCACGGGTGCGTTAAATAATAAATTTGCTCTCCCGAATATATCAAAATGTAACCTAGTCTAGCCCCTAAAATAACGCCTATTTCAACCCAAATAAAATAGCTTTCCAAGGTTGCATTGCTAAATGGAAATTTATCATTTTTTACAAACCATTTTGCTATCCAAAGTGCGATTAGCAAGGCTAAAACATACATAATGCCATACCAATGCACACTAAGCCCAAAAACTCTAAACGCAACGGGGTCAAAATGCGAGTAAATTTCGTTCCAATAACTCAAATTTTAAGCCCCAAACTATTTTTTACAACAAGACAAAAATCCGCCAAAAAATAGCCCATAGATTTGTAATAATCGCTTTTTGCGTTTTCTTGCAAATACTTCGCCAAAGCCCTAAATGACGGCATAAAATAATCGGTCAAATAAAGCCCTAACATTATATGAGATTTTTCGTTTGTATCTTGCTTAAAAATCGCAGACAAGCAACCAAGCATATTTGCGCTATGCGAAGCTTTGAGTTCGCCAAAAGGCTTTTGGTAGCGAATTTTTTCAAAAAATAGTTTTAAATCCGTATCGCTAATAAGCTTAAAAAAATCAATTTCAAAAGCGTTTTTTAAATTTTCAAAATCGCTTTGGATAACCGAAATATCTTCATTTAAAGCATTTTTCCAAAGCTTTTGACCTGCAACATTTTCTTCATTTTGATTTACGATAATCCAGTTTTTACCGAGTTTTCGCAAAATTTCTTCGTTTATCGTTCCTTTAAA contains the following coding sequences:
- the lgt gene encoding prolipoprotein diacylglyceryl transferase — its product is MSYWNEIYSHFDPVAFRVFGLSVHWYGIMYVLALLIALWIAKWFVKNDKFPFSNATLESYFIWVEIGVILGARLGYILIYSGEQIYYLTHPWQIFNPFANGEFVGIRGMSYHGAVVGFVIATILFCKKYKTNLWLLLDLCALSIPLGYIFGRVGNFLNQELVGRATDVSWGILVGGVLRHPSQLYEAFLEGFVIFLILFFYRKFKKFDGELIALYAILYTCMRFVSEFFREPDTHIGFLVFGFSLGQILSIFMFVAGVSLMLYLKASAKFETNKTPV